From Aegilops tauschii subsp. strangulata cultivar AL8/78 chromosome 5, Aet v6.0, whole genome shotgun sequence:
ACGATTACATGGCTGCACCCTTGACGACACGCAGTGTGCGGTTCTTGAGCATTTCATGAACGCGATTTCTACTCGATTGGTTCACATGTCTTAGCGCGGTGGAAGTCTTCCATCGAGGAAGGCGCTGATCAACGCCAGAGCTCGCTCGGGCTGGTAGGCAGGGACCATGCGCCCCGCACCCCTGACGGTCGCAAACACCAGCCCACCCTCGTACCCCTGAATGTATCCTCCAGCCTGCAACAAAGCAGAGCAGCATTGTCACAAGTGATAATCTCCACTGACAACTGCAACGTCAGCGCTCAGTTTACCTCGTTGTTTACTGTCCATGGGCGCCATGGCTCCGTGACATCAAGTCCGAGGGCATGTAGGGTGTACCTCGTGGCGGTGAACGGGCATACGGAGTCAAAGTCGCCGCTGAAAAAGAAAAAACTTTCCACTGTTACACACTCTGGCATATCTTGCTTGTGGTTCGGTGTTGGGTTTGGCGTTACCTGTACAGCCACACGGGGAGGTTGTGCTCCATCATCCACTTAAGGGTTGGCAGCATCGACGTCGGTCCATCATTCCACTTCAGTTTGATGCAAAAGTAGTAGATCGAGCGTCAGTTAGGGGAGTTTTTTTGCTGCAAAGGTGTTTTGTTTTACTGTCCTAGTCAAGCAATTAATCTTACGCGCAGTGTGACCACTCTGTTGGTCTAGCATGCATGGCCTCTTGCACCCGAGGATAATTGACAGTGGCGGATCTAGGGGTGGGGTGGTGGGggccatgccccccccccccccccccccccacatacAATTTGCAGAACTTTTTTTACTAGTGCATTCATATGCATACTCAGTACTTTATTAACTATTCGCAATGTGTTTTCATAAAAAAAAACACCATCCTTTGAAATGTTTGACCCCACGATGGTCATTCTAGATCCGCCACTGATATTCAGGTTGTGGCTCAGGATGGTGGCCGCGAGCTGCGGCACATAGTGTCCGCCGTAGCTCTCACCAGAGATGTAGAAGGAACGACCGTTGTACTCCGGAAATCTGTCAAGCCATTTGACAAGGAAGATAAAAGAGTGGTTTTTCTACATCCTTGCTCGGTGCGCCCATGCGAGAAAACGTAGCAAAACATtttaaaaaattctgaaactttGTGGGAATGATCATCAACAAATGTTATGGGCACTTGCAAAGTTTGGTGATCAAATAAAATTCGAGCAGTTTTGTACAAAAAAGAAAAAATCACTAAAAATTAGTCAAAATGTAAGTGCACTGTTTGAGCAGATTTTAATTTTGATGATCATTCCcatttcagaatttttgaaactacatactaagcaaaatgagtgaatatacactccaaaatgcatctatatacatacTTGTGGTCTTGGTCTCGCTCGTAGGAACGCACGGGCAtttaaactagtggtcttgtGGGGGTTCGAACACGTGACCAGCCTTTAGCATGCACGCCTTGCTAGCCAATTGGCCGATTCAAATATGCTACCATGTGAGGATTCACACTGTTTATATACGCCGGACGGAACAACATGAATTAAAGAAATTTAATCCAGCAAAAAAAGACAATGCCGGGTCTGTGATTCAAACATCCGACCAAAGGTTATATAGCAGCCTTGATACCACTCCAACCAAAAAGTCACATATTTCTAAATTATAATTAGTATCTATGACTTATAATAAACATAATTTCAAAATTTACTTGTCATTTTAAAAAGAATTCACGTGTTATTTTAAAACATATTCATacaatttaaaatatttatgaatTATAAGTTTTTTATCAGATTCAAATATTATCCATGTGAGGATCTGCAATCTGAGGGTGCACTAGGATCATATTAAAAAAAACATACAAACTTTTTTATACTATATAAACTTTTGAAAACAGCACAAAAAATTTCTTGGAATGCGAACACTTTTATGTACTACATGAATATTTTGTTATAAACATGGGAAATTATAAACTTATATGAGAGTTAAATTACTTTAGTATTTTCTTAAAGATGTAAAATATTTTATGTTTGGTAATTTAATAATGTTTATTTTTGTTAAATTATTAAGTAGATATTTTACGAAAATTTTAATTTTCATTTATTTTAATTATATCAGTATTGTTGATAACACATGATTATAATTTACATATTTCTACAAATATTTAAAATGGAAAAACTAGCAAGTTGAAAATGGGGCGCACTGTGCCCGTTTTACCTACACGAGCGGACCATGTTATAAACAAATATTTATCCTTTGTAATATTATTACATGTCTTGGGTTTGACTGGTATCTTGGCCGCTATAGCCTTAGATTAGCTACAGTGGGAGTAACTTTAGCAGTAACATCGAGTTAAACTCAGCAAATTTATTTATGTGACAATGAGTTAATGAGGAAAGAGGTAGTTTGAGTAATTTAGCTAGTTAccgtaacatcacatgtcccaatgcaatatgagtctataatcTAATAAATAAAACTTGGCATGACAccatacttatgttactacccattatAAAAATAGTAATAGTCTAGAGATGTGTATATAATTCTCCACTGTGGCAGTCTTAGGGGTGCAGTTTCCAATCACTGTCCCGACACTATTTTTGCTGGAATAATTTCTTCGTTTATGTCAATCAGCCTTTATAAATCATGTGAATATAGGCAGGGCAGCAAAATTGATTTTGTCTGCTGGCTAGCAACGCGCACATGCAAGCGACAGGTCTTGGTTTCGAGTACCCACCTGCAATATTTGTTGTTTCTCTCTGAGGGTTTTTCGTAAGAAGAAAATAATTCAAGGCGTTTTCTGCAAAAATAGGCCACACATCCTCCTCCTAGCGTCGGTCGATGACAACGGGCCCATGCATGCTGGTGTGCCTTGTCAACCTCATGGAGGTATACATGTATGATTTGAATCGTATTTGCATGTCCATGCCAAGTTATGAAATCAGTTCAATGTATTTTTCAAATTCAAGCACTAAAGTAAAAATCTGTAGCAATTTCAGGCTGGTGGTGTAATTACCTCTTTCTAATAAGGGTATCTAGACCCTAATGCACCACATGCCACCTGCCTCACAAACTTGGTAGGTGGCCAGGTGAACATCAGGTTGGTGGTCTACTCTTTATTTTTGAGACGATGCAAAATATTTGCTATTTTCATTGATTAAGAAGAAGAGAGTTTTCCGGTTAATTAAAGGAAACCGAGCGAAAATCTAGATTACAAATCCCACATGGGGCACACGTGGACGACCTGGCCACAAATAAGATCATGACACACACCCACTGACATAGTCAGATCGTCAATACCAACTGAGAGCATTATCGGCATCATCCATCACATCTGATTAGACGACTTTGACTTCGCCTTGGACAAGCACACACTTACCAACCGTCGAGAGATTGCACTGAACAACAAAGCAACGCCAAATTGTCGACTGAAGTGTCGAGGACATGGCATCTCTGATTTTGCTGAAGAGCTTCACATGAGAAGAAGTAAGCCTCACACCAACCTAGACAGCACAACATCCGGAGAGCACCACCCACTGAAAACCACCCTCATGGAGTTATCGTTCTCATAGTGGCCCCGCCTCCCGCAACTTCGACTTCTCTATCACAGCAAGAAACCAACATAGGCGCATCCATTGGCGCACCAGATCATTGATAGTAGACGGACAAGCCACGAGCCGGCTCCGCTCAACATCATCGTCATTACCACACAAGTTGCAACAACACAGCAACCTCCCACACCGTCGGTCGGGCACCAGCCGACCGCGATGCCGTGCACGTCTAGCCTGCTGGAAGCACAAAAGGGGCCACGATCTCAAAGATGGTGCCATATCCTGACTTTTTCCCAAAGATCTTGATCCAAGAGTTGAGGATTCACAAATCTCCACAACGACACCTCTAAGGAAGATAGCGACACCCACGGGCGCCGCCGCTGCCTGCCAGCAAGAACCGGAGAATATTTAGCCTGGAGCAGTGAAATCTCCACTCCCACGCAACACCTCTGCTGACCCATGCATGCCTGCATAGCAATCACGTCATCGCCACACAGGGACCACCATCACACTTGCCGTCACTGCTCCGCCTTTGAGCGGCACCACTGCGTCGACCAACCCTTGGCGAGCCAGATCAGAGCTCCACACCTCCTGCCGAGGAACTCGAGTAGCAATCACTGCACCGCAAGACCTAGCCCAACAATCACGTAGCATGCGAGCAGGGACGGGAGGGCTGCCACCTCTCCTCATCTGGGCTGGCCGGATCTGAGCGCTGAGGTAGGAAGCCTAGCCCTAGCATGCCCGGAGACGCCGCGGCATGAACGACCCCCTTACCACCGGATCCGTGCCACCGCACGCCTGGAGACGCCGCCATAGGAGCCATCCACTAGAACCGCGGCCCTGGCCGCCGGCCGCCGAGCAGGATGAAGAAGTGCCCTTCCTCCACCAAAGGACACGTGTAGCTGCACCCTATGCCATGCCGCCCTGCCTGCACCGCCTCACCGCACCGCCCCGAGCGCGAGCACCCGCGCCAGCGCACGCGTCTGGTTGAGCACCCATCGGAGCGAACGGCTTGCGTCGCCCAATCCCCAATAGCAAGAGGAGAATCCCCCCTCCCAAGCTACGTGGGCTTAGCTTGATAAGTCACGCCagcgtcgggcgaggggagggttTGCTCCGGGGCCGCCCGTGGGAACGACATGGGAGGAGAGTTTTCGGGGATGCCACTGAAACTTACTTGTCGGTTCCAATATAGTAAAATGTGCATTTGTCCCATGAACTTGGTGGCCATATTCGAAAAGGTCCTTAAACTCAGATCTTCAATACGACCCTTGAACTTGGTGCACCGGTCCTAGGTTACTATTGGGCATACGTATTTCGGTCGCCTACTAGAGGCCTTCTCTCTCCAACTGGATGGGACAATAATAAAAATAGAAACACAAATAAATAACGGGGCACATAGGGGCTCGAACATGTGACCTTGTGCTGCGTCCGTGAAATATATTAATTTAATTAATAATTACAATATGTTCCCTAAGTTTTAAGACCCCCACAATTAATTGAGGTCATCAATTTGAAGTTTGGTCATCTAATTTTGATTGAAACAACAATTTCTTAAGAAGCTCTCTCATTTAATTCTTTTATTTTACTGTGCTTTCTAATTTTGGAGCTCTCCCATTTGATAGCGATATTTAGTGTTGGATTTGGTTCACATTTTAACCGGGTCATTTTTTTCAAATTAATCGGCAGCAACCGCTTATAAAAATATATAAATCCCATGCACCCTCTCACCACCTAGAAATAAACGCGCCAACATGTGATAATGTAGCACCAATATATTACACGCACCCGCCGACGCAGAAAATTTACCCACATAGATATGGGTTGATTAGCAGATAACACAGAACGACACCGCGAAGGACCATCAAAACGTCACAtgataaataaaaataaaacacatTCCATCATCTCTCCCACTCACCAAACGAAATATTCCCTTAGTTTtgaaatataaggtgtattagtTTTTTGAAAACTCAAATATctttaactttgaccaagttcACAGACAGAAATATCAACATCCacaattaaataaataaatattaaAATTCACATCATGATGAATTCAATGATACTGATTTGCAGAAAGCAAAACAGTATAAGGGTCGTTCGGAGTTCCAGGCACGTTGCAGAGAACAATCCGAACTGAGGCAATCTTTCCGGATTCGCTCCGCCTTACAGCCTTGCTTCCCATTGTCATTGCCATTGTAGCACGTGTGTGGCCCAGCCCATAAGGGCCATGCGGACTTGACGTCATCCCCACCTTCCTCCAGTATCTCACTGGCAGTCCCTCGTGAGTGCGGCACGCACCTTTTTCTTTGTTTCGGAGCACTGGTATCAGAGTCCCTCGGTAATCAAAATCATAGAGGCCAAAGTTGCTAAtgtatctgcaaaagaagagctATAGGAAGTAGCAAGGAATCCCACATGAACCATAAGCTAGAATACTGGTATCAAGAGATGTTATTTATTGATATATTTTTCTATGCATTTGGTTAAACTTAAAGATCTTAGACTATTTCCAAAAAATACGCCTTATATTTGAAACAGAGGGTGCAaacttttttttaataaaaaaccCTCAACGCCAACAACACAGCAAAGCGCGCCCAATCCTTCTAGTATAAGCCATTTTGTAATGACACTAATCTATACTCAATACCCTTCCAAATTTGTGACACATTAACAGTAAAGACAATATCGAAAATACGGCCACTAATAGCATCTACAGCCGTGGTTGACAAATCCGACGCTCCATACGTCCGCAGGCGCATTCGGACGCGTCCACGGACAGTGACCGGACAATACTCAGATTGTCGTGTCGACATCCGTGTATCTAAATCCGGTACACTATATCCATCCTAAAGCATGCAAAGTGAATAAAAACAACGTAGATCATCAAACAGACTTCAAAATGCACATACAATCAACATTCATATATCACCAAAAGATCTCCACACTTCACATAATCCACATAAACGACAGACAAGTTTAAACTATATAGTAAATACGTCAAATAAAGGACGGAGACGATAGAGCTTCACCACTTCCTCGGCCTTTTGCCCTTCCGATCGTCGGCGCTGCTATAGGTGTCCACGGTCGGAGGTGGGTTGTCGGAGCTGTCAGATGAAGAGGAGAGGACGATCTAGCCCTTCATCCTCCGGATGATGCAGTCCTGCTTCCGCTTGAGCATGGCCACCCATGCCTCCTCCGCCACTGCCTTCGCCACCTCGCGCGCAGACTGCTCCAGGCCCAACCGGAACGCCTTCGCGTTCTTCCTTCGAAGCCAGCGAGTGTTCGTCTCCGCCGATGGTAGACCCACGCGAGGAGCAAGGATGTGCACATTTTAAAAAACTCTGCAAGCAGAACCAGTTATGGAAGTACAATTTGATACGCGACAGACTTAATGTGTGCACGCAGAGACACGTGAGGGACAGGAAAGCTGCAAGAGATGCAGTGGTGAGGGCACATGTTGAAGCAGTAGCTGCACAGTTGGCAACAGGAAcagcggccgtggaggaggagcctGTTGGGCTATGTGACCTGCCAGGCTTTGACCCACCTGGTACTAGGAGAAGGCTCGGGAGGTCCATTAAAACCTTCGAGCAGTGGATAGAGCATGAGCCTCTGGAGAGGTGGTCTTTGCTACATGACACACATGGAGCAAGGTACGGTGTCATGACAACGAACCTCGCGGAAACATACAACTTTGTCCTCAGAGGAAACCGGGCATTGCCACTTACAGCCATCGTTGAGGGTATTTTCTATGGCACCGTCAAGTATTTCAGAGATAGACGTCAAAAAGCAGAGCAGCATATCTTAAACAACCCAAATACACGGTACTGTGAAAGAGTCACGAAGTACATggacaacaagatgcaaaaagctaGGTCACACACTGTAGTCGCCATCGGTACTCAAGAAAGAAGGTTTGAGGTCCGCTTAGCCAACAACAAATTCGGATGTGCAAATGAGTTGAGGACGCATGAGGTGAAAATCGGTAATGAAGCCTGGCCAACGTGTGAGTGCACATGCAACAAACCGAAATTGCTTCACCTACCTTGCTCACATGTACTTGCTGCTTGCGGGCAGCTTGGAATGAACGCAATATCGTTTGTTTCTCCATTTTTTCTGAAAGAGTATGTCCTCAATACCTGGACATGTGAGCTGATGGGTTTTCGATCAATGGGTAATTTCAATAGCGTCAACCCCGCTGAAAGGCGTTACATTCCAAACCCAGAGCATATGCGTACAAGTAGAGGCAGACGGCAGTGTCAGCGCATCCGGAATGATATGGATGAATCTGAAGCAGGAGGTCCAACTAGGCAATGCATTCTATGCAATGAATTTTGCCATAGGGACACTAATTGTCCCACTTTCGTCACTGGGCGTGGACGAGGCaaccggggaagaagaggaggtagaggcagtagaggagtaagggcgagaggaagaagctaagctagcaatagtatgttctgaatttgtattaagtgtggcactatgttctgaatttgtattaagtgtggcactatgttctgaatttttattaagtgtggcactatgttctgaatttgtattaagtgtggcactatgttctgaatttgtattaagtgtggcactatgttctgaatttgtattaagtgtggcactatgttctgaatttgtattaagtgtgacactatattttgaatttttattaagtgtgacactatgttctgaatttgtatgcatgcggcgcttgagaggagatttgtattaagtgtgacactatgttctgaattttttaTGTGCAGGAATGTCGGGATTGTGGTTGCTGAATGGGGACATTGATAGGGGTCATCGTGCTGCGATATGGTATGAGCGCAAGCTTGAGCCTCTGGTCACTCGCACTCCTAAGGAAAACTGGATGATACACCCAGGATGGCTTCAGCGGTACGTGCTTTATTAATTTGCACACTGACATGCATATTAATGGGAGACACTAACTGAAATGTTCTCTGATGAAGgttgaaatgggccggccttttaccTTTCGCGCGTCTGGTTGAGTCTATCCCGGGTGAGAAACGCCTCACCATCGACGGGTCCTTGCTGAGCTGCTTAGTGGACCGTTGGAGGCCAGAGACCCACACGTTTCACTTCAGATGGGGAGAGATGGCTCCTACTCTGGAGGATGTGTCACTTTTGCTCGGACTACCGTTGGCAGGTCATGCCGTAGGACCGTTGGATGCACCGGCTGGTTGGGAGCGAGCTCTTACACAACGTTTTCATGGTGTTTTTTCGGATGCTCCGGATCCGGTTGggagcatcacggacctaagtATAAGTGGTTGCTCAATTTCCGGGTAATTTCCCCTATCTCTTATCTTCAAGTTATCGTGCATACGGTTTTACAGAAAATAATTGCGGCTTACTAAAACTTTCTTTTTGCTTAATGCAGATCCAGAACTTCCGGGCGCCGTTGACTGCGGAACAGATCACTCGGAGCCTGGAGGCCTACTTAATGTGGCTTTTCGGCAAGGTGATGTTCACAGAGAACCATGTCACCACTATTAGCGCGCTCTACATCCCTATGGCACTCGAGATAGCGAGCGCTCAGACGGCTAATCAGATCAGACagaggagttggggttcggcggtCTTGGCGGCTACATACCGAGGTATGTGCAACGGTTGCCAGCTTACATCGAGAAAGCCAGCCCTTCTTGGATGCCCCCTATTCCTACAGCTGTGGTCGTGGGAGAGGTTCTCTATAGGGCGACCAGATGTACGTATTCGTGAGCCTATAGACGCCATGTTTGATGTTGacggcatcgacatgcctacTTTCGGTCTGTGTTGGACACGTCGCGAGGTATGCACCGTGTTGTAGTTTAATGCAACTTTTTTCTGCACAAGAGATAGTTCGATGCTAGCGGCTACTAACTTTTGTTTTCTGCAGAGACACTTTGCTAGTGATCAGACCAGGAAGGCATACATAGCATTGAATGAGCAGTTCGATGCATACACCGGGGTCATCTGGCAGCCCTACACGGAAGCAGCCATACAAGCGAGATATCCTGGTGGTATGTCTGTGCTATGCACAAGGGACCGAGATTACTGGATGACAAAATCAAAGATCATCTTCGATGTCTTCGTCGAGGAGATGGCACAACAGAGGGTTATGAGGCAATTTGGTCTTCTGCAGTTGGAGCTGCCTCCCCTATAGAGAACCCGGTGCCAGCACACATCCACAGGTATTAACCAGTTTTTCAATGTTGCATTATCTTTCATAGTACTCCATTCGAAGCTTTAGGTAATTGTTGAACACAACCCACAATTTTAGGACGACAAGGAAGGGCATGACCAGGACAACTGCTGACTGGCTAGTTAGACTAGAGCCGTATGTTATAGAATGGGAGACAGCAAACACACATCTATGGCACGAGAATCACCATTTTGATCTCAATGAATTCAATCTCTATTTGCGGCGCTACTTGACCGGAACACGGTTACGCATCGTTGAGCACTCCCACCCAGAGGAGATACCGGATCCTACTCTGTCGGATATGTACCCGAGCTATGACACTTCGGGCTCTAGGCAGTACGCGGTAAGATATATTTTCTTTAAGTAATGTTGTCACATATTTTGACGTGCAAGAGACAGACATTATTAATCGTCATGGAAATTTGCAGGCTACCTTGACACACGAACTCTACGAAGACGTAACCACCTTTGGACGATCACTGTCGTCTCGACCTCTTCTTCAGCACCGTCCAGTGCTACAGCCCTTCTTGGAAAGAATTCAGAATAAGATACGGACTGTATACGAGGCTATCACGTGCACCCGAGAACCGACGTTGTTCagcaccagcagcagcagccgcgtCACTCAACGCACCGACATCAACCACGTCCACGTCTAGCACATCAGCCGACAACCAGGCCACCCCGTCCTGACCAACCTGGCAGTTCAACATGGCAGCAACCACAGCACTATGGTCccacgtcgagcttcgtgttttctccacagccacagcagcacggtccctcgccgagcttcgtgttttctccacagccacagcagcaCGGTCCCTCATCCAGCTTCGTGTTTGAGCCAGAGCAGCCGTCACATCCAGCAGGTAtgtgtcttcatatttattgttttcAATATTAATTGACGCGACCTCATTCTTCATGATGAAACGTTCCATCGCGCAGGAGCATACGGATATCAGGCATCTATGTCGGCATCACATGATACGTGGGGAGTGATCAACATCCCGAGGAGAACATACAGGCTCAGATGTCGCAGC
This genomic window contains:
- the LOC141023433 gene encoding serine carboxypeptidase 1-like produces the protein MEHNLPVWLYSGDFDSVCPFTATRYTLHALGLDVTEPWRPWTVNNEAGGYIQGYEGGLVFATVRGAGRMVPAYQPERALALISAFLDGRLPPR